Genomic DNA from Pistricoccus aurantiacus:
AAAAGTTCGTTACGAGGGTAATCAAAACCCTTACGAGCCTCCCTTTACATTGCGATAGCTGAGTAACGTCAACTGCTTGACCATCTTGAATTTATAGATCCGTAGGGCTCCAGTTTGCCGGCTTCTCGTTCCGCCTTGGCGATGATGGCCTGTATGACAAATTCGTAGGGCAGATCAGGATTATCCTCCATCATTTCGCCGATTCTGGCCCAGTGCTCTATCTGTTTAGGCGTGCTGCGGTTCAAGGCCTTGGCTTTAACAGCAGCTTTTATTACCAGTTCCTGGTCGAGGCGCACGCTGGATGTGCTCATCGTATACCTCCTATGCAACTCACATCGTATTGTTCCTTGGCGAGTATAAACACAGTGCCGTAAGCTGCGACGCCATCATGTACACCAGGAGAACCATCCCGTGAACCCCGAAGACCTGGAACGCCTGGTCACCCTGAAGATGCCTTTCGGCAAGTACGAGGGCACCTTGATCGCCGATCTGCCTGGCCCTTATCTCAACTGGTTCGCCCGCAAGGGCTTTCCCGAGGGCCAGATCGGTCGGCTATTACATCTGATGCACGAGATCGATCACAACGGCTTGAAGGAGCTGCTGGAGCCGCTGCGGGCGAGACAGTGAGCACGAAACGTATTGGGCACCGGACTTGCGAGGAGGTGCTTATTCCTCGAGCACCTTTTCCATTTCTCGTGCCGATTCGCGCATGATGGGTACGAGTTCCAGGAGTTTTTCAAGCGGCTGGCGCATGCAGGGGGCGTGGATGGCCAGGCAGGCCAGCACTCGGTTGGAAGGATCGTGAATCGGTACCGCCACCGCCACCATGCCTTCGATGAATTCCTCGTTGTCGGTGCTGACCCGCTCTCTTTCGATGTGCTTGAGACTTTCTTCCAGGGCTTCCGGCGTCACCAGGGTATGCGGCGTATAGGGGGCCAGCGTGAGACTGTCGATCAAGCCCTGGCGCTGCTTCGGGGGCATCGTCGCCAGAAACAGCTTGCCGCTGGAGGTGCAGTGCAACGGTAACCGGGAACCCGGGGCCAACTGAACCCGCACCGGCCAGTTGGTTTCGATGCGGTCGAAATAGATGACCTCGTGTTCATCGCGCACGGTCAGATTGCAGGTTTCGCCGACGCGCTCGGACAACCGCTTGAGCACCGCGCGTATGGAGGCGTTGACGCTGGGATTGGAAAGCGCGCCGAAGGCCATGCGCTTTAAGCGAGGTCCGGGAATGAGATGGCGCCCGGACAGGTCGCGCCTGATCAACCCCTCCTGTTCCAGTTGTCCCAAAAGCCGATGGGCGGTTGGTTTGGTGATATCCAGACGCTTGCCCAGCTCCGCGGCGGTCAGGGTCCCTTCTCCCTTGATCACCTCTTCCATCAGGGCGATGGCTCTCAGCAGCGTGGAGTTTGTCGATAGCGACATGGCAATCCCTTGTCCTGTGCGAAACACCAATAGTACCGCGGCCGGGTGGCCGCGGTAAGGAACCTGTCTTTCAGTACGGTACGATAATCAGCCTCCACCAAACTGCACGAGGAAGAGCGACAACATGGGCCAGAAGGCGATTGCCAGCCAGCTCAGTACTAGCACGACGAAATAAGGCATCACGAACTTGACCAGCCGCAGATAGGGAATGCCGGTGATGCTGCTCGCCACGTAGAGATTCAGCCCGAAAGGCGGTGTGATGAAGCCGATGGCCGCGCCTACCAGGAAGATCACCGAGAAGTGGATCGGATCGACTCCGACATTCTGGGCGATGGGTGCCAAGATCGGCGCCAGGATGATGGTGATCGGCAAGCTTTCCAGCACCATGCCCGCCACCAGGATGATCGCCATGCAGATCCCCAGCACCACATAGTAGTTGCCGATGCCGAGCAGCAGTTCGTTGAGCAGTTGCCCCACCCCGAGTACCGACAGCAGCTGCTGCATGACCACGGAAATGGCGATCAAGGGCGCCAGCATGCCGGCGATCTGGCCCGAGCGCAGCAGGATGGCCGGCAGGTTCCTGAACTTGATTTCCCGAGTGACCAGCAGCCCCGCGATCAGCGTGAAGCCGACGGTGACCGCCGCCGCCTCGGTGGGCGAAAACAGTCCGGAATAGATGCCGTAGAGCACCACGCCGATGGTCACGAAGCCCAGATACGCCTTGCCCGCGTGGCGCAGACTGTTGCCCAGGCGGAAGGGAATCAGAGTGCCCCAGCGGTTACGCCGGGAAATCCAGTTGCAGGCCAGCATCATCACCAGCACCATCAGCGCCCCGGGCACCATGCCGGCTATGAAAAGCTCGCTGATCGAGAGGTTCATCATGAAACCGTAGACGATGAAGATGATACTTGGCGGGATGATGATGCCCACGGTGCCACCGGAAGCGGCGGTGGCGGCGGCGAAGCGTTCGTCGTAGCCGTTCTTGACCATCTCCGGATGCATGATCGAGCCGATGGTCGCCGTGGTACCGGCGTTCGAGCCGGAGATCGCCGCGAACATGCCGCAAGCCCCCAGCGCCGCCATGCCCATGCCGCCACGCATCCATCCCACCACGGAATAGGCGAAGTCCGACAGTCGCTTGGCGATGCCCGCGGCGTTGATCAGGTCACCGGTCAGAATGAACAGCGGCAGCGCCAGGAGCCCGAAGAAGCGCAGTCCCTGAAACAACGTGACACCGATATTGGCCAGGCTGAAATCGATGATGATGCTGACGCCCACCACCCATAGCCCGATGACCAGAAAGATCGGCACGCCGAGAAGAAAGAGCCCCACGATCACGAAAGTGGCGAGGCCGATTAAGCTACCGTCTGTCATGACAGCCTCCTTTAATCCATGATCGCGGGTTGCAGATTGAACGGCTTGCCGCGCTTGTAACGCCAGATGTCTTGATACAGGTTCTGCAGGACACGAAAGAGCAGTAATACCCAGGCCAGCGGCGTCGCCAGGTAGAACCACCACTGCATGACGCTGTTGGTGCCGGTGACGATGGCAAAATTGTCGTAGGCCAGGGTCACCTGCTGGGTCGAGTAGTAGATGACCAGGATGCCGAAGCCGATCCACAGCACCGCATCCAGGATCAGACAGAGAAACTGTCCGAAATAAGGCAGCCGCATGCGCAGTTCGTTGAGGGAAAGATGGCTGCGCCGTTTGACGTTGAGCGAGGCGCCGAACCAGGTCAGCCACAGAAACAGCAGGATCGGAATACTGGTACTCCAGGCCGCCTGCTGGTTGAAAAAGAAGCGGCGGATCACCTCGACGAAGATGATCCCCGCCATCCCGGAGTAGGCGATCAGAATGATCACCTTCTCCAGGTTTTCATCTATCCACAGCAAGGGCTTGAGCCAGGCCGGACGTACCGGGCCCGGCGTGTTGTCGTCATGGGTCATGGGAGTCTCCCGGTTATCCGCGCCACCAGCGATTCGGCTTCACGTTGACCGCGGCCATGTCTTTGGGAATCTCCCGAGCGATACCGTGAATCTCCTGATAGACATCGATACCACCGGCCCAGCCGTTCAAGCGCTCGCGCCACTGCTCCCAAGGCTTGGGATTGAACTCCGGCGCGCACATCTCCGCGGCCTGCTGGCGCACCTCATCGGAAAGCGGTGCCACCCGCACGTTGTTCTTGGCGAAGACGGTGCCAGGTATGGGGGTTTCCGCCGCCCCGACGATCTGAGTACGCCCTGCCTCGTTCATGCCCTGAGTGAATATCTGCGCGGTGTAGGCGGACTCCATCACCTGGTCCTGCAAGTCGCTGCCCAGCTTGTCGAACACCGGCAGACTCATGGCGGTATGTTCCGTACCCGCGAAGAACTGCAGATCCACCGCCTGAGAAACCACCGGCGCCATGCCGGCGTAAGCCACCGCCGCCATCCAGGTCTCGGCACCGTCCAGCAAACCCTGACGCAACCCGTCCAAGGTTTCTTCCCAGGCCACCGGCACCGGATTGAGGTTGAGCTGCTGCATGGCGATACGTCCCATCTGGGTACCCGTCACCCGATTCTTGGTTCCCTGAATATCCTCGAGCTTGGTTACCAGCGGCTTGTCCTTCCACTTGAGACCCATCATCAGGCCGCGCAGGTCGCAGTGAGTGAACAGGAACTGGATGTTGTGACGCTGGCGCAAGGGTTCGCGCAGCAGTTTTTCGCTGCGCGGATCGTAGAAGAAATGAAACATCGACGCGGTGGAAGGGAACATGTAGGCGAAATCGAGCACGTTGTAATAAGGTGCGCCGCCGGCGGAATTCTGGGTCGAGGCGGAGAACATGTCGACGATGCCCTGCTGGGTCTTGCTGACGCAGTCGAGCTGGTTGCACACCTCGTTGCTACCCATGAACTCGACGCGGATCGCGCCGTTGGTACGGGCCTCCAGATCCCGGGCGAAGAACAGCTGGCCTGATTTCTGGAGATCCAGGTTGCGTTCGTTGAAGCCCGAGGCGCCGAAACGCAGGGTATGTTTCGGCGTGGTCTGGCTGCGCTTTTTTTCTTCCTGCTCCGCGGCCCTGGCAAGACTGCTGGTGGTCAAGGCAGCGCCCAGGCCGGAGGCCGCCAACAGCGTCGACGTCAAGCCGAAGCGGCCTGAAATATTCATGAAGTCTCGCCGGGTGAGCTTCCCAAATTGTTGATTTTTCATATAAAACTCCACTTTCATGGTTGTTGTATTGTCTCGTGCCGCTTCCATCAAGCTAGGCCAGTTCACGACCGCATGCAAATAATTTTGATAATTTTTGTCTCTAAATTGACAAACAAATGATTATGACAAATATTGTTGAGACAATTAATCTCATAAAACCAGGTGATCTTCATGTCTTCCCAAGCCTCCCGCGCCTCTTCTCATCAGTCGCCGTCTCGCGATAGCGAATACGATTACATCGTCATTGGCGCCGGGTCCGCCGGTTGTGTCATGGCCAACCGGTTGAGCGAAGATCCGGAGACTAGCGTCCTGCTGCTGGAGGCGGGAGGAAGGGACTGGAACCCGTGGATTCACGTTCCCGTGGGCTACTTCAAGACCATGCACAATCCGGCCACGGACTGGTGTTACATGACGGAGCCGGATGCAGGCATCGCCAACCGGCAACTGCAATGGCCCCGGGGCAAGGTGCTGGGCGGGTCGAGTTCCCTCAACGGTCTTCTGTACATTCGCGGCCAGCGGCAGGACTACGACGACTGGGCGCAACAGGGTAACGAGGGCTGGGACTACGCTTCCGTACTGCCCTATTTCAAGAAATCCGAACGCCAGTCCCGTGGCGAGGACGACTACCACGGCGTGGATGGCCCCTTGCGTGTGTCAGACCTGCGGCTGCGACGCGAAATCGCCGAACGTTTCATCGAGGCCGCAAAAGCCATCGGTATTCCCGAGAATCAGGACGCCAATGGCAAGGAGCAGGAGGGGGTGGGCTATTTTCAGCAGACCGCCTACAAGGGCTTTCGCTGGAGTACCGCCAAGGCGTTCCTGCGCCCGGCGCGCAAGCGCAAGAATCTCACCGTGATGACCCGGGCCCAGACCAAGAAGCTGCTGCTGGACAACAAGCGCGCCTACGGGGTCGTCTTTCAACAGCGCGACGAGGAAAAAACCGTCCGCGCCAGAAAGGAAATCATTCTGAGCAGCGGTGCCATCGGTTCACCACAAATTTTGCAAAATTCTGGAATCGGCGATCCGGAGCATCTGCAAGACGTAGGCGTCGAATGCGTGCACGAGTTGCCCGGGGTCGGGGAAAACCTGCAGGACCATCTGCAGGTTCGCCTGGTCTTCAAGACGAGTTGCAGCACCCTCAATGACGAAGTTCGCCATCCTTTGAAACAGTTCATGGTAGGAACCCAGTATGCCTTTACTCGTACCGGCCCGCTGACCCTGGCAGCCAGTCAGGTCTATATATTTACCAAATCACGCGAGGGACTGGATCGACCGGACATTCAGTTCCACATGCAGCCATTAAGCGCCGATAAACCCGCGGAAGGCGTACATCCCTTCTCTGCCTTTACCTCATCGGTTTGTCAGTTGCGTCCGCATAGTCGTGGCCGCGTCCGAATCACCAGTTCGGATCCAATGAAATACCCTGCCATCCATCCCAATTACTTGAGTGCCGAGGAAGACCAAAAAGTGGTGGTAGATGCCGTTAAGGTGGCCCGCAGAATCGCCGAAGCAAAACCCTTGGCGGAAGTGATCACTGGAGAATACGTTCCCGGGGAGCAATTCCAGACCGACGAGGAATTGCTGGATGCGGCGCGTCAGTTCAGCCAGACCATTTATCACCCCGTCGGGACCTGCAAGATGGGTAGCGACGACATGGCGGTGGTGGATGCCCAGCTTCGTGTCCATGGTCTGAAGGGCCTGCGTGTGGTAGATGCCTCCATCATGCCGACGATCGTTTCCGGCAATACCAACGCCCCCACTATCATGATCGCCGAGAAAGCCGCCGACATGATCAAGAAAGACGCGGTGTGAAAGCCTGCAACTGAACCTTCTACAACCACCGCTTGCGCCGAAACAGCCAGACCAGGCTCAAGGCGGTGATAGCCATCACCCCGAGTAAGACGAAGTAGCCGTAGCGGTAGGTCAGCTCAGGCATATAGACGAAGTTCATGCCGTAGAGGCCGGCGAGGAAACTGAGCGGCACGAAGATCGCGGTGATCACCGTCAGTACCTGCATGGTGAGGTTGAGCTGGTGGGAGGATAGCGACATGTAACCGTCGATCAGGTCGCTGCAGATCTCATAGTACATGTTGGTCAGGCTGTACAGCCGTTCGAAACGCTCGTGCACGTCGTTGATGGCGTGTTCCGTGTCCTCGTCGTTCCGGGGCAGGTGCTCGTAGTCGAAGTTCTGCAGTTCCTGGGTGATCGCCAGGTGATAGTTGAAGACGCGACGCATCTTCAGCAGCCGGGAGCGATAGCCGATGATGCGCTTCATCAGGGTGTCGGTGCCGTTGTCGACCAGCTCGTCTTCCAGCACGCTGAGCTGGGTTTCGAATTCGAGCAGGCTTTCCTGGTAGAAGCCGGCGGAAATGTACATGACCTTCAGGGCGATATGGCCGGGGGATTTTTTCAGCAGGACGCTGCCATCCTGGCTCAGCATTCGGTCGATGCTCATGGCCAGGCTGGGATGCAGGCTGATCAGGTAGCGCTCGCCGATGAAGAAGGAAATCTGCTGCGGCTGGTAGTTGAGCTCCGCGTCGAAGGACGAGACGCCGCGATAGATGATCAGGGTGTGGGTCTCGAATTCCTCGACTTTCGGCGGGTGCCGGTCCTTGTGGGCATCGATGATCGCCAGGGGATGGCACTCGAAGCTCTCGAGCAGCGCCTGCTCGTCTTCCAGAGGCTCTCCTTGCAGATCGATCCAGATACGGCTTTGCGGATCGCTGCGCCAGCGCTCGATCAGCTCTTTCCCGCCGGTGTGGGACCGGCCCTCTCCGGTGATCAACAAGGTACGAATCATAAGCCCTGCCCTGCCTGCTAACGAAAAAACGCCGCCATGGAAGGCGGCGTTCGGTATTGAATACTGCTTGAGCGCATCAGGCAAGGGCGGTTATTTGCAAAGTTGGCGCTATCGCTCGGGGCTGAACCGTCGACTGGCCCAAGCGGAGGCGCTGTAAACCCTTCCATGGGCGCTACTTTTGCCATCCATGGCAAAAGACCTCCTTTTGGGCCAGTCCCCGGCGCCCCTTGCCACATCCAGCTGTGTCTCTTCGAGCTATTTGCGATACCGCGACAACAGCTCACGTAGAATGCCGGGCACTTCCTTTTCCGCCCGGGAGAGCCAGTCCTTGACCTCGTTGACGGGAATATCCTCCCAGGGGCGGGAGGAGCGCCTGCCTTCGCGCCTGCCGTTCCACTGTTGGCCCCTATCCTCTTGCTGTCGATCGTCCCGCGGATTATCGCTGTCTTCCCACTGACGGGAGGAAGCGGAGGCTTGTTCCCTGGGCTCCTTGCCTTCGAGACAGCGGCGCAGGTCTTCCGCATCGAGACGATATTTCGCCATCAGAGCGCGAATGCCGTCCTGGCTCAGCAGGCAGGCGATCAACCGGCGCCAGGCGGCTTCGTCGTCGCCGGGCCTGGCAGTCGGTGCTTCTTCCTCGGGCTTTTCATCAGGCTTTTCACTAATGGAAGGCGCCGGCCTGTCGTTGCGCAATATCGCCGCGGTCAGCAGCTGCTCCCGAGTGAAGGGCAAGCCCCGGCGGCTCTTGCCGCTGGCGCGAAGGCATATTCGATAAAGTCCGTGCATGGAAGTGGGCAGCACTGCTTCGAAAATCCCCGGCTCGACTTCATCGAGCGGTAGTTCCAGGCGACCATGATCCGGGCGCTCGATTTCCGCCACTATTCGGGCGCGCCGCTCCAGGGGTAGATCGTACTCGGTGAGCACGGCGCTGATACCGCACAGGCCGCCGGGGGCGAGACTTTCCTGATCGAGACGCGCCCGCATTCTCAGGTTCGAGTAGGCGTGCACGGAAAGGCTGTAGCGCACACCCCGAGGAACTTTTTGTTCGCCCTGCTCCGCCAGGTAGCGCTTCCACCGCTTCATGTCGATCTCGAGCACCGCCTGCCAGGTGCCCGCCCGGGCCGAATGCTCCCCCACCGGCAGCGGCAGGCCGAAGCGATAGAAGGCCATGTTGGTGCCTACCGCGTAGGTGGCACCGCTGGTGGTGGCGACGCCGGGATTGAGCACTTCCCCCTCCGGGGTTTCGAGCCAGTAGCGCAACAATGGCAAATCCGTGAGCAGGATCACCGTCGCCTCCACATCCGCCTCGGTCAGTTGGAAGGGAATGCGCTGCTTGGCGCCGGGAGCGATGCTGCCGCTGGGGTCGCGGACAATATCGCCCCGGGTCATGCCGGCAAGAATCTGGAGGAAGTACTTGGTCAGGCGAAAATGATCGTCGATCCCGCTGTCGAGCCGGCCTGTCAGCAGCAGATAGCCGTCCCGCTCGCCCGCCAGGGCCATCAACCCGGCGGTGCTGACCTGACTTTCATTGCCCAGACCGATGGCGAAGGTACGCTCGTCGATGGCGCCGGAGGCATCCGCAATGCTCAGGGGCCGATTCTCGATGCCGTCGGTGAAGACGACGATCGCCTTCTCGTCGTAACCTGTTATCGGTGCCAGCACATTCCGAGCCATCATCAGGCCGTCACCGATGGAGGTATGACCCGTCGGGTTGGCGGCATGAGCCAGAACGGCGTTGCGGGCGGCTTGGCGTCCCGGGTCCGCTACCTCGTCTGCGATGATGGGCGTGATGTCCAGACCCGGGTAGCTGGCATTGCCCACCGAGTAGGCGTCGTGATCGAAGCGCACCAGGCCCAGGGCGTTGCCAGGAGGAACCAGCTCGACGAAGCGTGCCGCCGCTTCGCGCAATACCTCTAGTCGGCTGGCGCCGAGCGCGCCGGCGGGAGCGTTCATGCTGGCGGACTGATCCAGGGCCAGCATCACCGCGACCTTGGCCCGCGCCTTTGTATTGGCGCGGATCGCCACCTCCCATTTTTCATCCGTGGCGTCGCAGCGTAGCCGCACGGTGCCTGTGGCCACGTCGCCGTCATTGGTGCCGGTATAGGAAATCCATACCCGGGCGTGGGCGGGAGTTTCAACGTCCGGACGCGGGTCCGCTTCTCCGCTGGTTGGCCCCATGGGGGTGCCGAAGGCGGTGTCCGGCGGTCCGGAGGTGACCCTGGGCCCCTCGATGATTCGTACCGAAGCAGATCGGCAGCCGGTGACCTCGAAGTCGATGGCCCGGTATGTGGTCAGCCCTTCCGGCACGTCAAGAAAGTCGATCTCCAGAGGCGCCGGGGCGGTGACCCGCAGCGGCCAGGTCAGGCACGGCGCTTGAAGCAGAAAACGCAAAAGCCCCGAGGACACCTCGCGAATCACGTCTTCCGCTTCGCTCCAGGGCGGGCGGAACTCGGTGCCGGTTTCCAGGGTAAAGGCGTAGACCTTAGGTTTGAGTGGATCGAGCAGATGCCGGGCGTAGACGTAGTCGGTGCTGGTCCCGGTGGTCGGGTAGAGCCCGAAGGAAAGCCCCGGGGAATAGTGGCGCCCGTTCACCGCTTCGATGCCCAGGCGAAGCTCCTCGGATAACGCCTGATACAGACTCAGATCATTTGTCTCGATGTATTCCCGATAGGCGTCCCCCGGCACGCCGCGCTCGCCGTCGTAGGCCGGGTTGAGGAAACTCATCGCCGGATCATGGGTCTGGTTCTCGTCGTGACCCCAGTTGTAGAGAATCAACTCCGAATAGCTGTGAATGTCGAAGAACCAGCGGATTTGCGGATGCGTATCGAGCATCCAGATGATATTTCGGGTCTCCTGCTCCGAGTTCGGTGAGGGGCCGTGATAGACCAGGCTACAGGGGTCCGTAGAGATCGCCGAGGTATCCGCTGCTGGAGACAACTGAACGGGAAAATTGAACAGGAAATCGTAGTTGCGGTTGAGATCGACGCCGATGCAGTCCGGAGCGCCGCCGCTTTGGGTGGGATTGCGATTGCGTCGCCAACCCCCCGCTCCGCCGATCTCGTCCACCGCCTGGCTGTAGTGCAGGCCGTCCGGATTGGCCGTGGGCAGCACATAGAGATGGTAGCTCTCCATGATCTGGCGAATCTCCGCGGGGCTGTAGCTCACCGGGCCGTAGGAAAGGCCGGTGCCCAGATCGAAGGCTTCGAGCAGATCCGCCGCCAGGGACAGGCAGATTTCCGGCGGCATCCATTCCCGAGCGTGAAGCCCGCCGAGCAGAAACACCGCCGGGCGCGGGCCTTCCGCTCCCAGACGAACTGCGTAGACATTGCGCCCCTGCACCGTCGCATGAGGCAGCGTCATCAACCGGCAGGTGTCGGGATAGGCATCGGCAAGCGCCGCCAGACCGCTCTCGAATTCACTCAGATTATGGTAGGCCATGGCTCAGTCCTTGACGCCGACCCCGTGGGGCACGCTGCTATCTTCGAGGTAACGATTGCGCTTGCTGAGCTGCACTGCGCGGGCGGGAGTCTCGCGGGGAGATCGTACCTCGATGCTAGCCTGGGGGGAGACATCAGAGCGGGATAGCGCCTCGGAAAGATCATCCAGCACATGACGGCGAGCGATGATTTCCGCCGCATAGCTGCCGTCATCCCGGCGATGAGGGCCGCGTCCCACCAGTTCGATCTCGCGACCTTCGAGAAGATCGAGCATGGCTTGTCCGCTGGCGGTGACGAGGCGTGCCTGATGCAGAACGGCCTCGGGAGCCTGGGATTCCGGTGCGGCGGGAGGCAAGTCAACCATGGAATGCTCCTCGGTTCTCTCCAGTTTCCCCTTCGCCCAAGAGACAGCGTTGCTGGAGGCAAGAACATGGGAAGGATATTACAAGTCTAGCCCATTCCCGCCGCTCGTGAG
This window encodes:
- a CDS encoding DUF3820 family protein, translating into MNPEDLERLVTLKMPFGKYEGTLIADLPGPYLNWFARKGFPEGQIGRLLHLMHEIDHNGLKELLEPLRARQ
- a CDS encoding TA system antitoxin ParD family protein, with the protein product MSTSSVRLDQELVIKAAVKAKALNRSTPKQIEHWARIGEMMEDNPDLPYEFVIQAIIAKAEREAGKLEPYGSINSRWSSS
- a CDS encoding M14 family zinc carboxypeptidase, encoding MAYHNLSEFESGLAALADAYPDTCRLMTLPHATVQGRNVYAVRLGAEGPRPAVFLLGGLHAREWMPPEICLSLAADLLEAFDLGTGLSYGPVSYSPAEIRQIMESYHLYVLPTANPDGLHYSQAVDEIGGAGGWRRNRNPTQSGGAPDCIGVDLNRNYDFLFNFPVQLSPAADTSAISTDPCSLVYHGPSPNSEQETRNIIWMLDTHPQIRWFFDIHSYSELILYNWGHDENQTHDPAMSFLNPAYDGERGVPGDAYREYIETNDLSLYQALSEELRLGIEAVNGRHYSPGLSFGLYPTTGTSTDYVYARHLLDPLKPKVYAFTLETGTEFRPPWSEAEDVIREVSSGLLRFLLQAPCLTWPLRVTAPAPLEIDFLDVPEGLTTYRAIDFEVTGCRSASVRIIEGPRVTSGPPDTAFGTPMGPTSGEADPRPDVETPAHARVWISYTGTNDGDVATGTVRLRCDATDEKWEVAIRANTKARAKVAVMLALDQSASMNAPAGALGASRLEVLREAAARFVELVPPGNALGLVRFDHDAYSVGNASYPGLDITPIIADEVADPGRQAARNAVLAHAANPTGHTSIGDGLMMARNVLAPITGYDEKAIVVFTDGIENRPLSIADASGAIDERTFAIGLGNESQVSTAGLMALAGERDGYLLLTGRLDSGIDDHFRLTKYFLQILAGMTRGDIVRDPSGSIAPGAKQRIPFQLTEADVEATVILLTDLPLLRYWLETPEGEVLNPGVATTSGATYAVGTNMAFYRFGLPLPVGEHSARAGTWQAVLEIDMKRWKRYLAEQGEQKVPRGVRYSLSVHAYSNLRMRARLDQESLAPGGLCGISAVLTEYDLPLERRARIVAEIERPDHGRLELPLDEVEPGIFEAVLPTSMHGLYRICLRASGKSRRGLPFTREQLLTAAILRNDRPAPSISEKPDEKPEEEAPTARPGDDEAAWRRLIACLLSQDGIRALMAKYRLDAEDLRRCLEGKEPREQASASSRQWEDSDNPRDDRQQEDRGQQWNGRREGRRSSRPWEDIPVNEVKDWLSRAEKEVPGILRELLSRYRK
- a CDS encoding TRAP transporter substrate-binding protein; protein product: MNISGRFGLTSTLLAASGLGAALTTSSLARAAEQEEKKRSQTTPKHTLRFGASGFNERNLDLQKSGQLFFARDLEARTNGAIRVEFMGSNEVCNQLDCVSKTQQGIVDMFSASTQNSAGGAPYYNVLDFAYMFPSTASMFHFFYDPRSEKLLREPLRQRHNIQFLFTHCDLRGLMMGLKWKDKPLVTKLEDIQGTKNRVTGTQMGRIAMQQLNLNPVPVAWEETLDGLRQGLLDGAETWMAAVAYAGMAPVVSQAVDLQFFAGTEHTAMSLPVFDKLGSDLQDQVMESAYTAQIFTQGMNEAGRTQIVGAAETPIPGTVFAKNNVRVAPLSDEVRQQAAEMCAPEFNPKPWEQWRERLNGWAGGIDVYQEIHGIAREIPKDMAAVNVKPNRWWRG
- a CDS encoding magnesium transporter CorA family protein, with translation MIRTLLITGEGRSHTGGKELIERWRSDPQSRIWIDLQGEPLEDEQALLESFECHPLAIIDAHKDRHPPKVEEFETHTLIIYRGVSSFDAELNYQPQQISFFIGERYLISLHPSLAMSIDRMLSQDGSVLLKKSPGHIALKVMYISAGFYQESLLEFETQLSVLEDELVDNGTDTLMKRIIGYRSRLLKMRRVFNYHLAITQELQNFDYEHLPRNDEDTEHAINDVHERFERLYSLTNMYYEICSDLIDGYMSLSSHQLNLTMQVLTVITAIFVPLSFLAGLYGMNFVYMPELTYRYGYFVLLGVMAITALSLVWLFRRKRWL
- a CDS encoding IclR family transcriptional regulator, producing MSLSTNSTLLRAIALMEEVIKGEGTLTAAELGKRLDITKPTAHRLLGQLEQEGLIRRDLSGRHLIPGPRLKRMAFGALSNPSVNASIRAVLKRLSERVGETCNLTVRDEHEVIYFDRIETNWPVRVQLAPGSRLPLHCTSSGKLFLATMPPKQRQGLIDSLTLAPYTPHTLVTPEALEESLKHIERERVSTDNEEFIEGMVAVAVPIHDPSNRVLACLAIHAPCMRQPLEKLLELVPIMRESAREMEKVLEE
- a CDS encoding TRAP transporter small permease translates to MTHDDNTPGPVRPAWLKPLLWIDENLEKVIILIAYSGMAGIIFVEVIRRFFFNQQAAWSTSIPILLFLWLTWFGASLNVKRRSHLSLNELRMRLPYFGQFLCLILDAVLWIGFGILVIYYSTQQVTLAYDNFAIVTGTNSVMQWWFYLATPLAWVLLLFRVLQNLYQDIWRYKRGKPFNLQPAIMD
- a CDS encoding GMC family oxidoreductase, which produces MSSQASRASSHQSPSRDSEYDYIVIGAGSAGCVMANRLSEDPETSVLLLEAGGRDWNPWIHVPVGYFKTMHNPATDWCYMTEPDAGIANRQLQWPRGKVLGGSSSLNGLLYIRGQRQDYDDWAQQGNEGWDYASVLPYFKKSERQSRGEDDYHGVDGPLRVSDLRLRREIAERFIEAAKAIGIPENQDANGKEQEGVGYFQQTAYKGFRWSTAKAFLRPARKRKNLTVMTRAQTKKLLLDNKRAYGVVFQQRDEEKTVRARKEIILSSGAIGSPQILQNSGIGDPEHLQDVGVECVHELPGVGENLQDHLQVRLVFKTSCSTLNDEVRHPLKQFMVGTQYAFTRTGPLTLAASQVYIFTKSREGLDRPDIQFHMQPLSADKPAEGVHPFSAFTSSVCQLRPHSRGRVRITSSDPMKYPAIHPNYLSAEEDQKVVVDAVKVARRIAEAKPLAEVITGEYVPGEQFQTDEELLDAARQFSQTIYHPVGTCKMGSDDMAVVDAQLRVHGLKGLRVVDASIMPTIVSGNTNAPTIMIAEKAADMIKKDAV
- a CDS encoding TRAP transporter large permease, which translates into the protein MTDGSLIGLATFVIVGLFLLGVPIFLVIGLWVVGVSIIIDFSLANIGVTLFQGLRFFGLLALPLFILTGDLINAAGIAKRLSDFAYSVVGWMRGGMGMAALGACGMFAAISGSNAGTTATIGSIMHPEMVKNGYDERFAAATAASGGTVGIIIPPSIIFIVYGFMMNLSISELFIAGMVPGALMVLVMMLACNWISRRNRWGTLIPFRLGNSLRHAGKAYLGFVTIGVVLYGIYSGLFSPTEAAAVTVGFTLIAGLLVTREIKFRNLPAILLRSGQIAGMLAPLIAISVVMQQLLSVLGVGQLLNELLLGIGNYYVVLGICMAIILVAGMVLESLPITIILAPILAPIAQNVGVDPIHFSVIFLVGAAIGFITPPFGLNLYVASSITGIPYLRLVKFVMPYFVVLVLSWLAIAFWPMLSLFLVQFGGG